The genomic DNA CTGCGCTTCGCTGAGCGCGCCATACCAGATGCTGCCGCGCGCCTCGCGTGCCGCAAAACCGCGCACATCGAGATCGAGCCAGCCGAGCACCAGCCGGAGCGGCAACAGCGCGATCAGCGCGAACAGCAAGGCGCAGAGGAAGAACAGACTGCGGCCGAGCGGCAGGCGGATACGCATCAGCCGCCCCTCCGCCGGAAGGTCGCCTGCGCCGAGACGGTAGGATCGGCATTGGCGGTGACGGTGAGCCGCGCGACGACGAGGCCGCGCGCTTCCATCTGGCGTATCCAGCCGAACAGCGCCTGCGGCCGTGCGCTGTCGATGGTGATGCTCGCCTCGCTCTCGCTCACCCGCTCGACCCGCGCCACCGGGAAGCCCGCCTCGGTAGCGGACTGGTTGAGCATCGTGTCGATCGGCCCGCCGAGATTGGCCGGCGCCTCGTTCTGAAGGCCCTGGATCGCGGCGGCGTTGGCGCGCGCCTCCGCCAGCGCGATTGCGGCGGCGCCATGCCGCTCCCGCGCGGCGGACAGCGCGTCGTCGAGCGGGCGGATGACGAGCAGCCAGGCGAGCACCAGCGCGGCGAGCCCGCCCATCGCCAGCAGCAGGCGCTGCTCGCGCAAGGTTCGGCCCTGCCACCAGCGCTTGAAGCTATCGATCATGATCCGCGCACCGTAAGATCGACGATCTGCCGGCCGCCGCCGCTGCGCGGCGCACCGGCTTCGACGGTCAATCCGCCGGCGCGGATGCCATCCTGCACCGCGGCAAGCGTCGCATCGCCATCCCCCTGCACCGCGGCGCGCAGGCTGCCGTCGCGATCGAACACCAAGGATTGCAGCTCGGCATTGGGCGTCGCGCGGATCGCGTCGAACAGGATGCCGGAGAGCGCACCATAGCCGAGCCCCGCGCCGCGCAGATCGGCAAGGCGGCGGGTGATCGCGATGCCGGGATCGGAGGCGGTGCCGGCACCCGGCGCGGCTTGCTCGGCGACCATCGCGAGCTCTGCCTCCAGCCCGTCGGCGGCGCTGGAATAGCGCAGGATCGCGGCGATCTGGATCGCCAGCGTCAAGACGAGAATGCCGAGCGCGAGCGCGGCGAGGCGGCGCACGACCGGCCATTCGATCTTCCAGCGCTTGCGCTTCGCGAACGGCCCTTGGCGGAGATTGATCGCGGGTTCGGTAATAGCGGCGTCCAGCCCGTCCTCGAAGCCCGCCCGGTCGAGGGCCGTGACGGGCGCGTCGCCAAGCACCAGCGCGGCGAGCTCCGGCTCGATGGCGAAGGCGTCGGATCGGCCGCGCCACAGCGGCACCGCGCCGCGATCGAACCGCGCATAGCCTTCATCGGGTGCGGCGATCAGTAGCGGCTCGGGCAGGATGAGGTCGGGATCGAACCCGTCGGCCTGGAGGCGCCCGATCCAGCCCGCCATCGGGAGTGCCGGGACGATGCCCACCGCGCGCACCGGCTCGTCGGGCAATTCCGGACCGACCGAGACATGCATGTCGGCGAGTGGCTGGGCGGAGACGTCGGCGGCGGCGATCCGCGCGGCGGCCACCGCCTGCAACGGCGCGAGGCCCGCAGGTACTTCCAGCCAGTGCATCGCGACGCTGTCGCCCGGGACGATCGCGGCGATCAGCGGCGCGCGCGCGTCCTCGGTCACCAAAGGGATCACATCCTCGGCGGCGCCGCGCGCGACCACCTGCCCATCGGACAGGCGCAGCCAGCCTTCTCGATCGCCCGCGGCGTCGAGGAAGATCAGCAGGGCGTCGATGGCGCTCAATCCTCACTCCCCCAACGTCGCGCAATCACCCGCGCCGGCCGTATCCGGGCGTCGATCAGCGCCGATTCCCTCAATTCCGCCCCCTGCAGCGCGATGCGGATATCGACCGAGAACCAGCGCGTCCTTAGCTGAGGTTGCAGTTGAACGTCGAGGGGAAGCAGCACGCTCTGCATCGGCCCGAGCCGATAGAAATCGTAGAGATTGTCCCATCCCGCCACCGGCCGCGCCGCGATTGCCGCGCGCGCCGTTTCCAGCGGGATCTGGTCGGGCGCGAGCATCGCGAGGAGCGGCGCCTGTTCGACGCTCAAGGTGTTGATGTTGATCGGGGAGAGATCAGCGCTGGGCAGCGCGCAGATCCACGGGCGGACCTGCGCGTAGATTTCCGGCGTCATGCCCTGCACCGCGCGCAGCTCGGTGACGTCGGCGAACAAAGTGTTGCCGGCGCGATAGGGCTGCGCGGCTCCGGCGTAGACCGCATCCTCGCCGCCGCCGACGCTGGGGATATCGTCGCCGTCGACCCAGTCGCCCGCCGACGCCGCGATCCGGTCCGCCGGGCCCTGCGGCACGCCGAGCAGCCGCATCAGCGCCGAGAATTGCGCGACGCCGGTCGCGCGCGGCACCAGAGGATTGGGCGGAACACCTTCCGCCACGCTGTTGATGTTGAAACAATTTCCCCCGTCGCGCACCGTCGCTTCGGCGAGGCCGAGATCGTCGGGCAGCGGGATGCGGCGGACGCCGCCGTTCCATCCCCCCGCGTTGGTGGTACGCTGCGCGTCGAGCGCAAGCAGATCGTCGGCGGTCAGCGCCATCAGCGATTCGATGCCGACCGCGAAGGCGCGCGCCTGATCGAGCGCAGCAGTGTTGATCGCGAGCGCGGTCGAGAGGCGCAGCTTCTCCAATGCCGCGGCGGTCAGCGCGCCCATCACCGCGACGAGTAGCAGCACCGCGAGCAGCGCCGCGCCGCGCTCGGACGGGCGAACCCTCACAGCGTCACCCCGACGAGGAAGAGCTGGCGGATGTTGCCGTAGCGTTCGGTGTCGATCGTGAGTTCGACCGCGCGGGGCAGATCGACCGGGCGGTTGGGATCCCAGCGATCGCGCCATTCGCCGCGCTGGTCGCGATAGCGGAGACGGACCGCGCGCACGCCTTCGATCAGTACCGTGGGAGGCATCGCCGCCGCACCGTCGACGAAGCGCCAGGCCCGCCGCTCCAGCCGCCCCTCTCCCAGCAGATACTCGACTTTCTGGATCGAAGGGCGATCGGCATTGTCGAGATTTTCCCAGCCGCGGCGGGTGAAGCCCATCAGCACCGTCTGGCCGCCGTCATTGCCTTCGAACGCCGGCCGCGGCGCCCCGGCCTCGTCGCGGGTGAGGCGTTCGGTCGCCTGCGCGAGATCGGCGGTCAGGATCGCGCCAGTGCGCCGCACCTCCGACAGTTCGCCGAGCCGGGCGTTGGCGGCGTCCTGCGCGCGCACGCTGAACGAGAGCAAGGCGACGCCCGCTGCCGACAGCATCCCGAAGATGAGCAAGGCCACGAGCAGCTCGACGATCGTGAAGCCGCCCTCCCCCGATGACGCGCGGATCATTGCGCTGCGCGCCGGAAGATGACCAGCCGCGCCGCTTCCGGGCCGAGCTGGCCTTGCACGCTGATATTGATCTGCTGGATGCGCGGCTCGGGCGAGAGGCCGGTGACACGCGTCCACGTCCAGCTCCGCCCGGCATTCTCGACCTGCCCAGTCTCGGTGCCGAGCGCGGGCGGGACAGGATCGGTCATTGCCTCGATCGCGACGTTGCGCGCGACGATCTGCGCGAAGGCCTGTTCCTGGAGGCGCGCGGTGTTCGAGACCGTCGCGCCCTCGAGCCGCAGCAAGGCAAGCGCGGCGAGGCTGAAGATAGCGAGTGCGACAAGCATCTCGATGAGAGTGAAGCCGCCTTCGCACGCGTCCTCCGCGCGCGAAGGCGCCCTAGCGAAAGCGGGAGCCCAGTCTTCCGATCGTTCAGCGGACGACATGGATCTTCCCGTCATAGGCGACATCGATCGCCGCCTCGCTGTCGCCGCGCCGGAGGAGCACGCGCGCCGGCTCGACGATGCCGGTTGCGTCGAAGACGATCCGCGCCTCCTGCCC from Allosphingosinicella indica includes the following:
- the gspI gene encoding type II secretion system minor pseudopilin GspI, encoding MSPMTGRSMSSAERSEDWAPAFARAPSRAEDACEGGFTLIEMLVALAIFSLAALALLRLEGATVSNTARLQEQAFAQIVARNVAIEAMTDPVPPALGTETGQVENAGRSWTWTRVTGLSPEPRIQQINISVQGQLGPEAARLVIFRRAAQ
- the gspK gene encoding type II secretion system minor pseudopilin GspK, producing MRVRPSERGAALLAVLLLVAVMGALTAAALEKLRLSTALAINTAALDQARAFAVGIESLMALTADDLLALDAQRTTNAGGWNGGVRRIPLPDDLGLAEATVRDGGNCFNINSVAEGVPPNPLVPRATGVAQFSALMRLLGVPQGPADRIAASAGDWVDGDDIPSVGGGEDAVYAGAAQPYRAGNTLFADVTELRAVQGMTPEIYAQVRPWICALPSADLSPININTLSVEQAPLLAMLAPDQIPLETARAAIAARPVAGWDNLYDFYRLGPMQSVLLPLDVQLQPQLRTRWFSVDIRIALQGAELRESALIDARIRPARVIARRWGSED
- the gspM gene encoding type II secretion system protein GspM, with the translated sequence MIDSFKRWWQGRTLREQRLLLAMGGLAALVLAWLLVIRPLDDALSAARERHGAAAIALAEARANAAAIQGLQNEAPANLGGPIDTMLNQSATEAGFPVARVERVSESEASITIDSARPQALFGWIRQMEARGLVVARLTVTANADPTVSAQATFRRRGG
- the gspL gene encoding type II secretion system protein GspL; the encoded protein is MSAIDALLIFLDAAGDREGWLRLSDGQVVARGAAEDVIPLVTEDARAPLIAAIVPGDSVAMHWLEVPAGLAPLQAVAAARIAAADVSAQPLADMHVSVGPELPDEPVRAVGIVPALPMAGWIGRLQADGFDPDLILPEPLLIAAPDEGYARFDRGAVPLWRGRSDAFAIEPELAALVLGDAPVTALDRAGFEDGLDAAITEPAINLRQGPFAKRKRWKIEWPVVRRLAALALGILVLTLAIQIAAILRYSSAADGLEAELAMVAEQAAPGAGTASDPGIAITRRLADLRGAGLGYGALSGILFDAIRATPNAELQSLVFDRDGSLRAAVQGDGDATLAAVQDGIRAGGLTVEAGAPRSGGGRQIVDLTVRGS
- the gspJ gene encoding type II secretion system minor pseudopilin GspJ — encoded protein: MIRASSGEGGFTIVELLVALLIFGMLSAAGVALLSFSVRAQDAANARLGELSEVRRTGAILTADLAQATERLTRDEAGAPRPAFEGNDGGQTVLMGFTRRGWENLDNADRPSIQKVEYLLGEGRLERRAWRFVDGAAAMPPTVLIEGVRAVRLRYRDQRGEWRDRWDPNRPVDLPRAVELTIDTERYGNIRQLFLVGVTL